Genomic window (Megamonas funiformis):
TGCCCTATTTGTGGTGGAAAAGATTTAAGGAAGAGATAGAATATATAAGCCCTAGAAACTTTTATTTATTAGATTTTGGGGCTTATTATTTTTAGAAGGTGAAATGATGCATGACATATGGAACCCATGGCATGGTTGCCTTAAATATAGTGAGGGCTGTAAAAATTGTTATATGTATTATTTAGATAAGATAAGAGGTAATAGTGGAGCGTATATCTATAAAGTAAAGGCAAATTTTTATTATCCATTAGCTAAAAATAGACAAGGTGAATATAAGATAAAAAGTGGTGAACAAATAAGGGTTTGTATGACATCAGATTTTTTCTTAAAAGAAGCTGATGAGTGGAGAGAAGAAGCATGGAGAATAATAAAAGCTAGAAGTGATGTTATATTTATATTGATAACAAAAAGAGCAGAAAGAATAAGAGCATGTTTACCTAAAAATTGGGGCAATGGTTGGGAAAATGTGTTTTTGCATGTAACTTGTGAAAATCAAAAGCGTGCAGATGAGAGAATACCAATATTATTGAATTTGCCATTTAAACATAAAGGGATAATAGTTGCTCCATTTTTGGAAAATGTAAGTATAGAAAAATATTTAAAAGATGGAGAAATTGAACAGGTAATTTGTGGCGGAGAAAATTATAATGGAGCTAGAGTTTGTAATTTCGATTGGGTGAAAAACTTGCGCCAAGAATGTGTAAAAGCAAATATTACATTTTGTTTTATGGAAACAGGAACAGTTTTTATGAAAGATAAAAAAATATATAATTTACCCTCAAAGGAATTACAAAGTAAGATGGCTTTTAAATCTAAAATGAATTATCAAGGTAAAGAAATAGTTTTTAAATTATATGACCAATTTGGGAGATTATTAGACAAGGAAAAATTGTATAAAAGAAGTTTTAAACTAAAATGTAATGAATGTGCTAGTAAACTTATCTGTAATGGTTGTAGTGAGTGCAAGCAAGATTGTAAATAAAAAACCTAATCTCTAGAATAATTAGAGATTAGGTTTTTTATTAATGACTTTTTTCGTATTCAGTTAAAACTTGTTCAAGAATTTCAGCTGTAGCTTTTACTGTATTTAAACAATGTACTTCTTGAGAATAATGTTTTGCTTTAATTTGACAGCAAAGTCTTGAAGAAAAATGACTTTGAAATGCTCTAACTAAGTTTAACATTATAGGTTTTAAGTGAGTAGTTTCATGAGCTCTTGTTTCAATATATTTACTTGAGATAACACATGCTGAACCACTTAAAGCTCCACATACATCACCAACATGGAAACCACCACCAAAAGCGCCTGTCATTTTTAGAGCATTTTCATCAAGATTTAAATTATAATATTCATTACCTGCACGAATAAGACTTTCTGCACAATTATAACCTTGTATGTAATATTTTTCTGCTATGTCTTTTAACATAATATGATTTTTTCTCCTTTATTAAAGATATATAATATTATATTATAACATATATTTTTAAATACTAGCAAAATAGTATATAATAAGCATATAAAATAAAGTGAGGTCATAAAATGGATAGAATAATTGAAATTTGTTGTGGCAGTTATGAAGATGCTATAAATGCTTATAGAGGTGGAGCAAAGAGAATAGAATTAAATTCAGCTTTGTATTTAGGAGGACTTACGCCAAGTATAGCTACTTTAGAATTAATTAAAAGAAATACAGATTTAGAAGTTATTTGTATGGTAAGACCAAGAGACGCTGGTTTTTGCTATAGTGATTTAGAAAAAAAACAGATTTTTGCCGAAGCAAAAGCTTTATTAGAGCGTGGTGCTGATGGATTAGCTTTTGGCTTTTTAACTGAAGATAGAACAATTGATTTAGAATCTACACAAAAAATGGTAAATCTAGTACATTCTTATGGGAAGACAGCAGTATTTCATAGAGCCTTTGATTGTGTAAAAGATGAAAAAACAGCGATAAATGAATTAATAAAATTAAACGTAAATAGAGTATTAACTAGTGGATTGAAAGCAACAGTTATAGAAGGCAAAGAATTGATTAGAAGTTTACAAAAAACAGTAGGAGTAAAAATAGAGATTTTAGCAGGTAGTGGTATTAATAAAGATAATGCAAAAGATTTAATAGAATATACAAAAGTAAAGCAGATACATTCATCTTGTAGGGCATGGAAAGAAGATAAAACAACTTTTGGTGATTTTGTGAATTATGCATTTGCTCAAGGTGAAAATAAAGCTTGTTATGATTATGTAGATGAAAATTTAGTGAGAAATTTAATCGAAGCTGTTAATGAATAATTTTTTAAAGTTAGGAGAATGATTTTGCAGTTAAAATGGGAGAGTTTTAATTATAATTTGAAAAGAGATTTCAAGTTATTTATTTTTGTTTGGTTATATTTAAATTTATTGCGTGTAATTTCATTGATAACGATGAAAAGTTATGCTGGTGATATAAATTTAAATGATATTCTGTTGACTATCTATTATGGGGCAAGAATTAGTTTAAAAACAGCAGGCGTGCTTATGCTATTTACATTTATTTTTGTTACATTAATAGGTTGGTTGATAAATAAGCATTTAGATAAATTGAGATTAGGATTATCAGCAGTATTTTTATTTATATTGAATTTTTTATTTGTAGCAAAATATTTTTATTATAGGGAATTTCATACTAATTTTAATGAAATGGTATTTAATGCTGTAAATGATGATGTAAAAGCTTTATTTTATACAATGATAGAGCAATATCATTTATTGGAAGGCACAGTAATCATTATTTTATTTACAGCTATGGTTGTATATATCTTGAAAAAGTATCTTGCTTGGCAGTGGATAAAAAAATCTTTTAAATTTGAAAAAAGTCTTATATTTAAAATATCAGTTATAGTATTTACCTTAGTTTTTGCTTTATTTGTACGCTTTGGTGCAAGTTTTTCTTATGCAAAATCTATTCATTGGAAAAATTGTGCAAAAACAAAAGATACTTTTCTTAATGAGATAATTTTAGATGATATGCAGGCTATCTATCGAGGATATTCTATAAAAAAACGTATTGATAATGGCGTGATTTATGGCGTGCATAAGGAAAATATTGCTCAGAATTTAGAGTTTTTAGCGAAAAATAGTGATGCTTATCGTCTGCAAAAACAAGACTTAAGTAAAATAGATAGTAATTTAGTATATCAAGCTCATGGTAATATAATTGACAAGAAACAACATATATTTATTATAATCGGTGAAAGTTTTGCTCAATGGCCATTATTAGATGAATATGCAAATCTGCAATTAGGCGAAAATGTGCGAGCTATTATGCAAAAAGATAATGCAACATATACACATAATTTTATGCCTAATGGTGCATTTACACCTATGGCAGTAAATGCTATGATTTGTGGTTTATCTGATGTAAATATATATCCTAATCATCAATATGAATCATATAAGCAGGTATATGCGACATCTTTTGCACCGCAGATAAAAAAATTAGGATATAAAACACAGTTCTGGTATGCTGGTTTTAGTGGTTGGGAAAGAATAAAAGATTTTGCTTTGGCACAAGGCTTTGATGAATTTCATTGTGCATCAGATTATCAATATCCATCAGGTAATGTATGGGGCTGTGATGACGAATTTATTTTTGATAAGTTAAAGCAAGAAGTAGCTCAAAATGATGAAACTACAGTATATGTGATTTTATCTGTATCAAATCATGCGCCTTATAGTGTAGATTTAGCAAAAGCAGGTTTTCCGAAAGAAGAAGTGCGAGCTAAATTACCTGTAAATGTACAAAATAATGAAGATTTATTAAATAAATTAGGTCATTATTGGTATACAGATAAAGTAATTGGCAATTTTGTTGAAGATATTGAAACAACATATCCTAAAGAAAATCTATTTGTGATTACTGGCGACCATGCTGATAGAACAAATATAGAAGCAAAACCAACATTATTTAATAGATATACTGTGCCATGTGTCATTTATGGTGATGGTATTACGAAAAATATATTATCAGATGAAATAGCTGGCGGTCATATTAATATTGGGGCAACTATATTTGAATTGATAGCGCCACAAGGTTTTGAATACTATAGTTTAGGTAAA
Coding sequences:
- a CDS encoding C-GCAxxG-C-C family protein — protein: MLKDIAEKYYIQGYNCAESLIRAGNEYYNLNLDENALKMTGAFGGGFHVGDVCGALSGSACVISSKYIETRAHETTHLKPIMLNLVRAFQSHFSSRLCCQIKAKHYSQEVHCLNTVKATAEILEQVLTEYEKSH
- a CDS encoding LTA synthase family protein, which gives rise to MKRDFKLFIFVWLYLNLLRVISLITMKSYAGDINLNDILLTIYYGARISLKTAGVLMLFTFIFVTLIGWLINKHLDKLRLGLSAVFLFILNFLFVAKYFYYREFHTNFNEMVFNAVNDDVKALFYTMIEQYHLLEGTVIIILFTAMVVYILKKYLAWQWIKKSFKFEKSLIFKISVIVFTLVFALFVRFGASFSYAKSIHWKNCAKTKDTFLNEIILDDMQAIYRGYSIKKRIDNGVIYGVHKENIAQNLEFLAKNSDAYRLQKQDLSKIDSNLVYQAHGNIIDKKQHIFIIIGESFAQWPLLDEYANLQLGENVRAIMQKDNATYTHNFMPNGAFTPMAVNAMICGLSDVNIYPNHQYESYKQVYATSFAPQIKKLGYKTQFWYAGFSGWERIKDFALAQGFDEFHCASDYQYPSGNVWGCDDEFIFDKLKQEVAQNDETTVYVILSVSNHAPYSVDLAKAGFPKEEVRAKLPVNVQNNEDLLNKLGHYWYTDKVIGNFVEDIETTYPKENLFVITGDHADRTNIEAKPTLFNRYTVPCVIYGDGITKNILSDEIAGGHINIGATIFELIAPQGFEYYSLGKSLTRGANVGFNDSVWLNTVDIGKLDGNEPIEVEKTLEAYRTISWWRSIKGNLIP
- a CDS encoding DUF5131 family protein produces the protein MHDIWNPWHGCLKYSEGCKNCYMYYLDKIRGNSGAYIYKVKANFYYPLAKNRQGEYKIKSGEQIRVCMTSDFFLKEADEWREEAWRIIKARSDVIFILITKRAERIRACLPKNWGNGWENVFLHVTCENQKRADERIPILLNLPFKHKGIIVAPFLENVSIEKYLKDGEIEQVICGGENYNGARVCNFDWVKNLRQECVKANITFCFMETGTVFMKDKKIYNLPSKELQSKMAFKSKMNYQGKEIVFKLYDQFGRLLDKEKLYKRSFKLKCNECASKLICNGCSECKQDCK
- a CDS encoding copper homeostasis protein CutC, translating into MDRIIEICCGSYEDAINAYRGGAKRIELNSALYLGGLTPSIATLELIKRNTDLEVICMVRPRDAGFCYSDLEKKQIFAEAKALLERGADGLAFGFLTEDRTIDLESTQKMVNLVHSYGKTAVFHRAFDCVKDEKTAINELIKLNVNRVLTSGLKATVIEGKELIRSLQKTVGVKIEILAGSGINKDNAKDLIEYTKVKQIHSSCRAWKEDKTTFGDFVNYAFAQGENKACYDYVDENLVRNLIEAVNE